GCCGGAGACGCGAGTGGTCCGACTCGTGCGCCGTTCCCCGTCCGCGAACACCACCGTCTCGATCCGGTAGCCGCCCTCGCGCTCGACGGTGATCGTGCCGTTGACCGTGCGTTGCCCCTCGAAGTCGGCGTCGCCGACGTCGACGGTCGTCTCGTCGACGAGGAGGCCGGACTCCGCACCGATCGCCCGGTGGCGGACGGTGACGTTCTCGACGGTCCCGCCCCGGTGTTCGAGGTCGGTTCCGAGGCGGAGTTCCGCGGTCTCGCCGCGGATCTCGCCGGGCGCGACGGTCGCGCCGGCGACGTCGACGTGGCCGGGCGGTTCGTCGGTCTCGCGCGGGTCGGTGAGGGCGTCCGGCGCGGCGACCGCGCCGACCGCGCCCGCGACGAGGAGCGCGGCCGCGGCCGCCAGGAGGGCCGTGCGGGTGTCCATGGGCGACCCGTCACGATCGAAGGATAAGTGCTTTGTCCAAACGCGTCCCCGAACCGCACGGAACCGGACTCAGAGGACGCGATACCGGCCGTTCGACTCGGTGACCTCGCCGCGGCGCGCGAGGCGCGTCAGGATCTCGCGGGCCGTCTCGGCGGGCACGCCGTCGGCCGCGGCGCGCTCGGCTACCGTCTGCTCGGTCGGGTCGTCGACCGCCTCGACCGCGTCGCGGACGACCTCCGTGCGGCTCCGCGAGCCGCCCCCTCCGCTCTCCGCTCGGGAGGCGGCCTCGTCGACCGCGTCGGCGTCGATGCCGGCCGATTCGAGGTACTCCCGGTCGTCGATGCCGGCGTCCTCGACGGCGGCTTCCAGCTCCGAGACGTGGTCCACCTCGGCGAACGCGGCGCTGTCGCCCCGCTTCTTCGCGAGCAGCGCGGACCGCGCCTCCCGCGCGGCCGCGCGGTCCTCGGACTCGAAGAAGCGCTTCAGCTTGGCGGTCCGATGGGTCTTCCCGCACCGCGAGCACTTCGCCGTCTCGCTCGCCTTCGGGTCCGTCACCAGCCACATGTTGGCGCACTCGTTACAGCCGACGACCGCGTACATGCGCGTCGATTCGTCGGCCCCGAATTTGAACCCTCGGCTGTACGTCGTTGAACTCGCTGAGATAGTGACGCCCGAGGGTCCAGTCGCTCGGCGATGTGGCGGTCCGATCGACGCGACCGAGAACGCCACCGAAGCCCCAGCCGCGAGGCGGGCGCACGCTCGTTGCGGTCCTCGCTCGTTCGCTTCGCTCACTCGCTGCGGTCCTGCCGTCGCCTGCGCCCGCCTCGCGACTGCCCCTTCGAGTCCCGCCCGACTGCGACCGCCCGCACCTCACGCCTCCCCAGCCTCGGCGGACGGCCCGGCGCGGGCGGAGCCGCGCCGGACCGCCGCCTCCCTCGCGGGGCC
This genomic stretch from Halorubrum hochsteinianum harbors:
- a CDS encoding DUF5817 domain-containing protein, which encodes MYAVVGCNECANMWLVTDPKASETAKCSRCGKTHRTAKLKRFFESEDRAAAREARSALLAKKRGDSAAFAEVDHVSELEAAVEDAGIDDREYLESAGIDADAVDEAASRAESGGGGSRSRTEVVRDAVEAVDDPTEQTVAERAAADGVPAETAREILTRLARRGEVTESNGRYRVL